A DNA window from Comamonas sp. 26 contains the following coding sequences:
- the trpE gene encoding anthranilate synthase component I, translating into MITELEFKSLAAQGYNRIPLLIEAFADLETPLSLYLKLAHANGDGKYSFLLESVVGGERFGRYSFIGLPARSFVRASGFGDEAKTEVVSDGQVVETASGNPLDFIAAYQQRFKVAITPGMPRFCGGLAGYFGYDAVRYIEKKLEKSCPPDSLGTPDIMLLQCEEVAVIDNLSGKLYLIVYANPAEAEAFGKAKKRLRQLKDQLRYSVSAPQIRAGESYPAERSFDKQDYLAAVQKAKDLIAAGDFMQVQVGQRIQKRFTASPLSLYRALRSLNPSPYMYFYHFGDFHVVGASPEILVRQERTPDGQKVTIRPLAGTRPRGSTVESDKATEQELIADPKERAEHVMLIDLARNDIGRIAKTGSVKVTEAFSVERYSHVMHIVSNVEGILQDGMDNMDVFKSTFPAGTLTGAPKVHAMEIIDQLEPTKRGIYGGACGYLSFAGDMDLAIAIRTGVIKDNMLYVQAAAGVVADSIPEMEWKETEHKARALLRAAELVEEGLE; encoded by the coding sequence CTACCTCAAGCTGGCACACGCCAATGGCGACGGCAAGTACAGCTTTTTGCTGGAATCCGTGGTCGGTGGCGAGCGCTTTGGTCGCTACAGCTTTATCGGCCTGCCGGCCCGCAGCTTTGTGCGCGCATCGGGCTTTGGTGACGAGGCCAAAACCGAGGTGGTGAGCGATGGTCAGGTGGTGGAGACTGCCAGCGGCAACCCGCTGGACTTCATCGCTGCCTATCAGCAGCGCTTCAAGGTTGCCATTACGCCTGGCATGCCGCGTTTTTGCGGTGGTCTGGCGGGCTACTTTGGCTATGACGCTGTGCGCTATATCGAGAAAAAGCTCGAAAAATCCTGCCCGCCCGACAGTCTGGGTACGCCCGACATCATGCTGCTGCAGTGCGAAGAGGTCGCCGTCATCGACAACCTCTCTGGCAAGCTCTACCTCATCGTCTACGCCAACCCTGCCGAGGCTGAAGCCTTTGGCAAGGCCAAGAAGCGCCTGCGCCAGCTGAAAGATCAGCTGCGCTACTCCGTCAGCGCGCCGCAAATTCGTGCGGGGGAGAGCTACCCTGCCGAGCGTAGTTTTGACAAGCAGGACTATCTTGCCGCCGTGCAAAAGGCCAAGGATCTGATTGCGGCGGGCGACTTCATGCAGGTGCAGGTCGGTCAGCGTATTCAAAAGCGCTTCACCGCATCGCCGCTGAGTTTGTACCGCGCGCTGCGCTCGCTGAACCCCAGCCCTTACATGTACTTCTACCATTTTGGTGACTTCCATGTGGTGGGCGCCAGCCCCGAGATTCTGGTGCGCCAGGAGCGCACGCCTGATGGCCAGAAGGTCACCATTCGCCCGCTGGCTGGAACCCGCCCGCGTGGCAGCACAGTGGAATCAGACAAGGCTACCGAACAAGAATTGATCGCTGATCCCAAGGAACGTGCCGAGCACGTGATGTTGATTGATCTGGCGCGCAACGACATTGGCCGCATCGCCAAGACTGGCAGCGTGAAGGTGACCGAGGCCTTCTCGGTTGAGCGCTACAGCCACGTCATGCATATCGTGAGCAATGTGGAAGGCATCTTGCAGGACGGAATGGACAATATGGATGTCTTCAAGTCCACCTTCCCCGCTGGCACGCTGACCGGCGCGCCCAAGGTGCATGCCATGGAGATCATCGACCAGCTGGAACCCACCAAGCGCGGTATTTACGGTGGCGCTTGCGGCTACCTGAGCTTTGCGGGTGATATGGATCTGGCGATTGCGATTCGCACCGGCGTCATCAAAGACAACATGCTCTATGTGCAGGCAGCTGCTGGTGTGGTGGCCGATTCCATCCCCGAGATGGAATGGAAAGAAACGGAACACAAGGCCCGCGCCCTGCTGCGTGCGGCTGAACTGGTGGAAGAAGGTCTGGAATGA
- a CDS encoding chorismate mutase, protein MNKAIDLVQPCTTMEDVRRNVNALDDVLVPLLVTRIGYMQQAARIKGDVTQVRDEDRIEAIVSRVRERTLQEGGQPDVMEAVYRHLMEECIAYEHSEFARLRTAQKTHNQE, encoded by the coding sequence ATGAACAAGGCAATTGACTTGGTGCAGCCCTGCACCACCATGGAAGATGTGCGCCGCAATGTAAATGCGCTGGACGATGTGCTGGTGCCGCTGCTGGTCACACGTATCGGCTATATGCAGCAGGCCGCGCGCATCAAGGGTGATGTGACTCAGGTGCGCGATGAAGATCGCATCGAAGCCATCGTCAGCCGCGTGCGTGAGCGCACGTTGCAGGAAGGCGGTCAGCCCGATGTGATGGAGGCCGTGTACCGCCATCTGATGGAAGAGTGCATCGCCTACGAACACAGTGAGTTCGCGCGCCTGCGCACGGCTCAAAAAACGCACAATCAGGAGTAA
- a CDS encoding aminodeoxychorismate/anthranilate synthase component II has product MKLLMVDNYDSFTYNIVQYFGELGAEVTVVRNDEASVAEVEALIAREGIERLVISPGPCSPNEAGVSVAAIQHFAGKLPILGVCLGHQSIGAAFGGDIIRAGQQMHGKTSVINTDQKGVFAELPKAFTVNRYHSLVIDKNTLPECLEITATSEDGEIQGVRHKTLAIEGVQFHPESILTEHGHAMLKNFLDQK; this is encoded by the coding sequence ATGAAGTTACTGATGGTCGATAACTACGACAGCTTTACCTACAACATCGTTCAGTACTTTGGTGAGCTGGGTGCCGAGGTGACCGTGGTGCGCAACGATGAAGCCAGCGTGGCCGAAGTGGAAGCGCTGATCGCCCGCGAAGGCATTGAGCGTTTGGTGATTTCTCCCGGCCCTTGCTCGCCCAACGAGGCTGGAGTATCGGTGGCTGCGATCCAGCATTTTGCGGGCAAGCTGCCCATTCTGGGCGTGTGTCTGGGCCACCAGAGCATTGGTGCCGCGTTTGGCGGCGACATCATCCGTGCGGGCCAGCAAATGCATGGCAAAACCAGCGTCATCAACACCGACCAGAAGGGCGTTTTTGCCGAGCTGCCCAAGGCGTTTACGGTCAACCGCTATCACTCCTTGGTGATCGACAAGAACACGCTGCCGGAGTGTCTTGAAATCACGGCCACCAGTGAAGATGGTGAAATTCAGGGCGTGCGCCACAAAACGCTGGCTATTGAGGGCGTGCAGTTCCACCCCGAAAGCATCCTGACCGAGCATGGTCATGCCATGCTCAAGAACTTTCTCGATCAGAAGTAA
- the trpD gene encoding anthranilate phosphoribosyltransferase produces the protein MAMITAQEALQRTIEHREIFHDEMLHLMRMIMRGELSPVMTASILTGLRVKKETIGEISAAAEVMREFSHKVNVHDKTHLVDIVGTGGDGANTFNISTCSTFVISAAGGKVSKHGGRSVSSKSGSADAMEALGVNINLNAAQIADCIRDVGIGFMFAPNHHPAMKNVAPVRKELGVRTIFNILGPLTNPASAPNILMGVFHEDLVGIQVRALQRLGAEHALVVYGRDGLDEISLGAGTLVGELKDGVVREYEVHPEDFGLRMAGTRSLKVENPEESKAMLLGVLQGEQGPARDIVCLNTGAALYAANVASSIEDGLDRAQKAVDSGAALAKLKDLVSYSQKLSTAT, from the coding sequence ATTGCAATGATTACTGCCCAGGAAGCGCTGCAACGCACGATTGAGCACCGCGAAATCTTCCACGACGAGATGCTGCATTTGATGCGCATGATCATGCGTGGAGAGCTGTCCCCGGTCATGACCGCGTCCATCCTCACCGGCCTGCGCGTGAAGAAGGAAACGATTGGCGAAATTTCGGCCGCAGCCGAGGTGATGCGTGAGTTCTCCCACAAGGTGAATGTGCATGACAAGACCCATCTGGTCGACATCGTGGGCACGGGTGGCGATGGCGCCAACACCTTCAATATCTCCACCTGCTCCACCTTTGTGATTTCGGCTGCGGGCGGCAAGGTGAGCAAGCATGGCGGCCGCAGCGTCAGCAGCAAAAGCGGTAGCGCAGACGCGATGGAAGCGCTGGGCGTCAACATCAACTTGAACGCTGCGCAAATTGCGGACTGTATCCGCGACGTGGGTATCGGCTTCATGTTCGCGCCCAACCATCACCCCGCCATGAAGAATGTGGCGCCCGTGCGCAAAGAGCTGGGCGTGCGCACCATCTTCAATATCCTGGGCCCGCTGACCAATCCGGCCAGTGCTCCCAATATTCTGATGGGCGTGTTCCACGAAGACCTGGTCGGCATTCAGGTGCGTGCGCTGCAGCGCTTGGGCGCAGAACACGCGCTGGTCGTCTATGGCCGCGATGGTCTGGACGAAATCAGTCTGGGTGCCGGAACGCTGGTTGGTGAGCTCAAAGACGGCGTGGTGCGTGAATACGAAGTCCACCCCGAAGACTTTGGCCTGCGCATGGCGGGAACGCGCTCGCTCAAGGTCGAGAACCCCGAAGAATCCAAGGCCATGCTGCTGGGTGTGCTGCAGGGCGAGCAAGGCCCGGCGCGCGATATCGTCTGCCTGAATACAGGCGCGGCGCTGTATGCCGCCAATGTGGCCAGCTCCATCGAAGATGGTCTGGATCGTGCACAAAAGGCGGTGGATAGCGGCGCGGCGCTGGCCAAGCTCAAGGATTTGGTGAGCTATTCGCAAAAGCTGAGCACAGCGACATGA
- the trpC gene encoding indole-3-glycerol phosphate synthase TrpC, producing the protein MSDILKKICDVKVQEVAAAKKAIPLTEMRRDAESRVSTRDFVGAIRAKIDKGQAGVIAEVKKASPSKGVIRADFDPADIAQSYMVGDGKISAACLSVLTDRQFFQGQPDYLKQARASTLLPVLRKDFMVDPYQIYESRVMGADCVLLIAACLDDAQMAEMEQIAFNLNMDVLVEVHDGEELQRALKLKTPLVGINNRNLRTFDVDIQTTIALKKDVPADRLLVTESGILTQADVQTLRGAGIDAFLVGEAFMRAPEPGEALAKLFQ; encoded by the coding sequence ATGTCTGACATTCTGAAAAAAATCTGTGACGTCAAAGTCCAGGAAGTGGCTGCAGCCAAGAAGGCCATCCCACTCACCGAGATGCGCCGCGATGCGGAAAGCCGGGTCTCCACACGTGATTTTGTGGGTGCTATTCGCGCCAAAATTGACAAGGGTCAGGCCGGTGTGATTGCCGAGGTCAAGAAAGCCAGCCCCAGCAAGGGTGTGATTCGCGCCGACTTCGACCCTGCCGATATCGCCCAGAGCTATATGGTGGGCGATGGCAAGATCAGCGCTGCCTGCCTGTCGGTGCTGACCGACCGCCAGTTTTTTCAAGGCCAGCCTGATTATCTGAAGCAAGCCCGAGCCAGCACGCTGCTGCCCGTGCTGCGCAAGGATTTTATGGTTGATCCGTACCAGATCTACGAATCACGCGTGATGGGCGCCGACTGCGTGCTGCTGATTGCCGCTTGTCTGGATGACGCGCAAATGGCCGAGATGGAGCAGATTGCCTTCAATTTGAACATGGATGTGCTGGTTGAGGTGCACGACGGTGAGGAGTTGCAGCGCGCCCTCAAGCTGAAGACACCGCTGGTGGGCATCAACAACCGCAATCTGCGCACCTTTGATGTGGATATTCAGACCACGATTGCCCTCAAGAAGGATGTGCCTGCAGACCGCCTGCTGGTGACCGAGTCCGGCATCCTGACCCAGGCCGATGTGCAGACACTGCGAGGTGCAGGCATAGATGCCTTCCTGGTGGGCGAGGCCTTTATGCGTGCCCCTGAGCCGGGCGAAGCGCTGGCTAAACTGTTCCAGTAA
- a CDS encoding winged helix-turn-helix domain-containing protein — protein sequence MHTASATHARSAIPKGFFASARSAFNLGPQGFKFADWELRLRSRSLISDTGHEVGLTKTEFALLLVLLKCPRQIMSREQIMDMTQAEDEVFDRAIDVQMLRLRRKVEPSNRAPTLLKTKRGAGYFLDADVQVLA from the coding sequence ATGCACACCGCGTCCGCCACCCACGCTCGCTCCGCCATCCCAAAAGGCTTCTTTGCGTCCGCCCGCTCCGCTTTCAATCTGGGGCCACAGGGCTTCAAATTTGCCGACTGGGAACTGCGCCTGCGCTCGCGCAGCCTCATCAGCGATACAGGGCATGAGGTAGGCCTGACAAAAACCGAGTTCGCACTGCTGCTGGTTTTGCTCAAGTGCCCCAGGCAGATCATGAGCCGCGAGCAAATCATGGACATGACGCAGGCTGAAGACGAAGTCTTTGACCGCGCCATTGATGTGCAGATGCTGCGCCTGCGCCGCAAGGTTGAGCCATCAAACCGCGCCCCGACGCTGCTCAAGACCAAGCGTGGCGCGGGCTATTTTCTGGATGCGGATGTGCAGGTTCTGGCCTGA
- a CDS encoding uracil-DNA glycosylase — MNLTSQSLSTDESTPTQLHSADPQAWPVAPGWQALTDAFFEGATGQKLLQFLQQRLDASAVVFPPKPLRALELTAPENVRVVILGQDPYHGRGQAEGLSFSVAPGVRIPPSLQNIFKEMLRDLGAPFPAFPQPGGSLVSWAEHGVLLLNTCLTVEEGQAASHAKKGWEALTDSIIRHVAEQGRPTVFMLWGAHAQAKRVFIPEDRGHLVLMSNHPSPLSALRPPVPFIGNGHFGKAKAFRIEHGY; from the coding sequence ATGAACCTCACAAGCCAGAGTCTAAGCACGGACGAATCCACCCCTACGCAATTGCACAGTGCTGATCCGCAGGCCTGGCCTGTGGCACCTGGCTGGCAAGCGCTGACAGATGCATTTTTTGAAGGGGCAACGGGGCAGAAGCTGCTGCAGTTTCTACAGCAAAGACTGGATGCGAGTGCGGTTGTCTTCCCGCCCAAGCCTTTGCGTGCGCTGGAGCTGACGGCGCCAGAGAATGTGCGTGTCGTCATCCTGGGCCAGGACCCTTATCACGGCCGAGGTCAGGCCGAGGGGCTGTCGTTTTCGGTCGCACCTGGTGTGCGTATTCCTCCTTCGCTACAGAACATCTTCAAAGAAATGCTGCGCGACCTGGGCGCGCCATTTCCCGCTTTTCCCCAGCCCGGCGGTAGTCTGGTGAGTTGGGCCGAGCATGGCGTGCTGTTGCTCAACACCTGCCTGACGGTTGAAGAAGGACAGGCCGCCAGTCATGCTAAAAAAGGCTGGGAAGCGCTAACCGACTCCATCATTCGGCATGTGGCCGAGCAAGGACGACCTACCGTTTTCATGCTCTGGGGCGCTCATGCCCAAGCCAAGCGTGTTTTCATTCCTGAGGATCGTGGACACCTGGTGCTGATGAGCAACCACCCCTCACCGCTTTCGGCGCTGCGCCCGCCCGTGCCGTTTATCGGCAACGGGCACTTTGGCAAGGCCAAGGCGTTTCGCATCGAGCACGGGTATTGA